The following DNA comes from Capsicum annuum cultivar UCD-10X-F1 chromosome 7, UCD10Xv1.1, whole genome shotgun sequence.
TTGTGAGTTACTGTTAATGTTTTGATATGTTTCTTGTGTTGCTTAAATGGTATTGAAAGTAGAATTACACAAGATACATTTTTTCACGCTGAGATACATGCTGTAGAGATTAAAGATACATTTGTATAATCTTGTATCTAATGTTTTATATTCTTAGTgcttttataaatattgtactGTCTTAGAGTAAACTTGTTGcatctcaaataatttttttttttagggattGAATTACGTTACAAGTATGTTATAACAAGTTAAATGCATTGATAATGTAAAaacatttttatattatttgcttataaaagttaatttaatattaaatccTTAGATGGGGAGCTCTTATGCATCCTAAATTCTGCACATGATCAGACAGTAGCTAGACTAGTCTTCATTTTGtattaaatacataataacaaaatatgtaTCTTTCTGTATTAATTTGTATCTTGTTCATTATCTGAAGCAATTGTTTATTACCTGCattaatcacattagatacataaaatatttaatttgtacCTCTTTCAGTTTTAATGATTACGGTAGGCTGATGTAACATATATTTCATTTGTTTGCAATTTGAACAGCATCTGGATGTCATCatgtactacttgaggaagaagtacaAAAACAAGAATTTTCCAAGCAAGAGATACACTATCACAGATTGCTTTTTCAAGGTGTACATTGATAAGGCATATGTGAATTACTATGATGCTGACGCTGGCAACGAGCTTGCCACACAAGATGTATCTGCAAAGACTGATGAGGTTGCTGATATGGAGATGACATTGATTAACACCATCAAAGGATTCAGTCCACGTGCAGGTCAGCCTTGGCATTTGGTTGATGAGGTCTTTGTCCCAATTAACTGTGATGGTGCCTTTCACTGGATATTGACAGTCATTGCATTAAAGGATCGATGTATTCGTGTGTACGATTCAATGGCCTCttcacaaaaacattgttgaTGATATAAACTTTGATGATGTTAGTAGTGTTTAGACAAGtatacattaaatttttttaatgaataattaCTTCTATTTGCATTAACATTCTAACGCAATGCTAAATAAcataaagatatatttatgttatcgttatgatatttttttcacGCAATATATTGACATTGTATTGGCTACATGTTTTACTGTATTTTACAATTTTATGtatctaaaataaagaaagatatattacAATATAGGTATTAACCATCACAACATTGTCGTATTATGTATCTATAACGGTTTTTTGTTATAGATAATTCATGTTTTCTCTTACATGCATACCAAATTATATCATAACTTAATAGATCTAAGTCTTAAAAATATTAACCTATTACATTTTACATGTGAAACAAATTATTAGATCTTGTATCTATTACTTTATATGAGATACATCTTCTCAAATTGTATGTATCTATTATAAGAAAATTGTTTTACTATATAATCATAGTAACcaaaaaattattacatttttatgTATCTACAACCCTTTTTATCAATCGAAAAAGATGTTTGACTATAACCTGCATAACAAATTCTAGCAGAACTTGTATTACTAAATCTTAATAATATcgacaaattatattttacaaacgatgcatatttgttaaaatttaaTGGAGATACATACTATAAGAATGTATCTATTTTCTATCGTTCACTATGGCAGAACTACTAATAGAATGTATAATAACATTGTCAGTTCAATATATCTAAATTTCTACCTTATGTGTCACGAAAAAATACGCCATCAAAACATATATaactaaataacaaattaacaaaGAATGCTATTTATTTCGGTAAATgtctttttctaaatttcataaaaaaatcaaaaatctcatcAACTAAAATGTCgaacaaaatagataaaaaatccaGCAACATTCCAAGGAACTATTCAACATTATTCAGTAGTAAACTATATTTGTAACTCCTTCTTTGGAAAGAATTTGCAAGTGAGCCTGTTGTGACCTTCATAACCACATCTCCCGTAACAATTATTGCTCGATGTCattgtttcacttgatttcttgtgcATGTTTTTCTTTGGCCTTCCAGGTTGACGGTTGTATTTAGGTGGTAACACAACTTACCGAGATGATGCTTTAAATGTCCAAACATAATGCTCTGAACGGCATCGTAAGATATAActgaatcaatgaaaataaaactTCAACTTTATAACCTTCAATTACTTTCAAACTGTATACTAAGACATCAATATATTCACTGAGATTCATAAATAGACATCAATATAGTAACCTAGATACAAGATGATCAAAACATATCTTTTATCATAAAGATGTATATCGACCAAATTAACATAACATCATAACTAAAACACAAGAAACATAATCAAACATAACTTCATAAACGGAGATACAAGATGGAGCaaaatgtatcattttcataacaaaatgtaTCTCGGTGTGAAACTTGTACAACATGTATCTAGGACATTTCTATTATATCTTTGGCCTTCCAGGTTGACGTTTGTATTTAGGTGGTAACACAACTTACCGAGATGATGCTTTCAATATCCAAACATAATCCTCTGAACGGCATCGTAAGACATAActgaatcaatgaaaacaaaaattcaaCTTAATAACCTTCAGTTACTTTCAAACTGTATAATAAGACATCAATATATTCaccgagatacataattagacaTCAATATATTAACCTAGATACAAGATGATCAAAATGTATCTTTTATCATAAAGATGTATCTCGACCAAATTAACATAACGTCATGACTAAAACACAACAAGAAACATAATTAACCAAAACTTCATAAACTGAGATACAAGATTAGCAAAATGTATCATTTTTATAACAAAATGTATCTCAACGTTAAtaacataaaaacacaaaaacaatctgtaaaataatcatcaaccaaacattgaatacaaatttaaattaatgtACAACAAATTAACAACAcctgctaaaaaaaaaaaaaaaaccttaacaTACCTTTTCTTGACCGTACTTTTGGCATAGCAATTGAAAGAACGCTCAATTGCAAATCGCGCCATAACCGAAATGAGAGTACTCttgtctattttttttccttgtttCGTTGATTTCAAGTTCTCCCGCAATTATAGAAATCAGTTTTTCGTAAGTAACATGTTCACTAACCAGAATTCCATCACTCTTATAGCCAACGTACTCGATTTCGTTAACCCAAATACCGAAATAACgtaaaagtatcaaaatatttatatcaaacgatcgaaaataacaaataaaaaaaatggtatgTTTTATCTGAACAAGAAGAATGaagatttttcaatttcaaaaatatattaaaagagagTTTATGTTTTAACAAAGTGGAGTAATAAACGAATTCCTATTAATTGTGGGATTTGATTTTgctttattaccttaattagttaGCTTTAATGCTGATTTGATGGAAAGTTATCTGTTACATTCCTTAAAAGATGTTGACTTAGTTAATCAATACATGTATCAGCAGtatgtatctaatgtgattaacttGTATCATCAGAGGTCAAATGTTGGGATTTTAGgagattttaaaaaaagttgagatttttagtaattaatagTAAACATAtcgttatatatgtaattttaacaataaattaatattcaaaatcatcattttgtGAATCTTTTAATATGTCAGTCAATATTctaaattttcataattaagGCCCTCCTGAAATTCCTTCCAAAGCCGGTTGGATAATGTTATGAATTGTATCATTTCACCAATTCGTTTTAAATAACGAGCTAATGAATCTCCTTTTCGTATTCATTAAACCTACCAACCAAACTTTcacttaatttttgttttattacacggaaagtcactatattacttttGGTAACAAAACGTTCATTCAATTTTTGCTCAAACAATTTGGTGTATTCACACTTGTCACCTTGTTCgttccaaaaaaataatttaacgacTTTAGTGCAACAAAATAAAAGTTCGACTGACCATTCAAATGTGGCTCTTCTTATGTCATAGACGAGCAACGCTCCAAGAGTTTCATCTGTATGAGTTGGAACTCCAGGACCGTTGCATGCACTTGAATCTAGTGGAGCCTTaaagtaactgataaagttgttgtcatgtgactgACCAGGAGGTCACAAATTCAAGTCTTCGAAACAGTCTCTGGCAGGAAACAAAAGATCGAggagtaattttttttcaatctgTTCCAAACATAAAAATCGAAAAGTTCATGTACCAATACATTGCAAggtattcaatacttgaaaagcAATGTGCAATGGTAGAGTAGTTCCACACAAAACTTAGAAAACAGAATGATACTGACATCAAACTTATAAAAACATCCAGGCCCTCTATCAGTATGTTCTCTGAATTGAGATTGATTTCTTAAGCATATGGAACTCGAATTCTCTGTGATTCAGGGCCAGCTGCCATATCTTCCCAAAGTAAGTCCGAGAGTGCCATCGTCAATTCTCCCACTTCCCCTGTTTCAATAGACAACATTATCGATATCTAGGGTCCCACAAGTGGAATCTGGGAGGGTagtgtgtacgcagaccttaccctaccttgttaggtagagaggttgtttctgatagaccctcggctcaaggaaaGCAAAAACGAGACATTTATGAAGATGTACATATTAAGCATGCTTTATGTTGACAACTTTGTTTAAAGGAAAGACTTGTTAAGTGGACTTACCATTTCCAATAGGTTTATCATCCCACATGATAATTGGTAATAAAGGAAGTGTGCTTCCAACATACATCATTTCGGAAGCTCCTTTGGCATCTTCGAATGTGATGGCAGTAGTTTTGACACATTTCAAACGTCCCTGCTCGACCAACTTGGGTGCAAGTTGAAGAAGCCTCAAAGCAGTGCATCCACTTAGGATCTTATCAAAGTTAGGCAAGATAAGCTCTTTATCAGAATTTACAAAAGCAACATTCACATTTGGACCCTCAGCGATATAACCTTCTTCGTCAACCCAGATAGATGAAACTGCTCCCTTATCCTCGGCCTCCATTATGGAGAGGACATTGGGGAGGTAGTTCACATTTTTCATAGTAGCAAACAGAGGTGATTTCATGGGGATCGTAGAAGTTATCACTTTTACCCCTTTTTTGCATTGTTGGAAATCGGCATCAATCACCACAGCATAGAATGCAGATGTCGGGCATTTAGCTGGGGAGAGTAAGAAGTCCCCCGGCCCTGCACTCAACCAATATCTAAGAGTGCCTTTCCTGCACTTTGATGCTGCAGAAAGTTGAATAAGAATGCTTTTAAGTTCTGAAAATGTAAATGGAGACGCGATCCTGGCTTTGGATGCTGATCTAAGAAAGCGGTTAAGGTGGACATCCATTTCGTACAGATAGCTGCATTAGAAAAGAAGCTAAATCAACCACCATAGTATAGCTTAGTATCTAAACTACGTTAGAGATCTGTTACTTTAGTAAGTCCAAGAATACATCATGTGTAAAATGATTAATTGTAGCATATACTTCTATTTTATGCTACTTAACGATCTATCAGAATTTTCAGGAATTGAAGCATGCTGTTTCTGGAGTCTAATATAAAGTTGCACTTTCAGAGATCAAACCGCAAATTATATCATCATCGTTTAAGGAATTAGACTAGATTCATACCCGTCAAAAATAATACCCGTGTCAAAGACACCATGTCCTCGATGAACCATGtgatcatctattggaataacCATCATTGCTGGATCAAGAATGATTCCATCATATACACTAGAATACATTGCCGGATAAGGTTGCTGCTTAACTGAATTCCACTTCTCGTGCAACATTTCAAGTAACTGTTTCAGCAAAAACACCTAGCTAAAGTCACAATGCACTAAAAATGTGGACGACTGTCAAATGGCAATAGTCGATAAATTGCACATAAAGGGGAACTTCTTTGATTCATTTTCTTTCCCTTCAGATAATTTAACTTTTAACTATTGGACATGATTTCTCCCTAgcttaaatttgagaaaaagagcATCATAAAAAGATGGCAAGAATCAATACTACGTCTGTTGGGCAACAAGCAAGTTCGCTGGacatcattcacaatattattctCACATGACGTGCTGCATTTACTTTGATGTTTCTCAAACTACTACATCAGGAAATACTAATAGCCGTGAGCTAAAACTGAATGCATAGATATGAGCAAAAATTGAACGATTTCCACAAATTAAATAGCTAATAACAGAGGAACTAATTGTAATTGAAGGAGGAGAGATACATGTCTTAAACAAGAACTTGTTTGGGAACTCACAACTTTACTGGAGTTTTTCATAAGAACTAGCACCCCACGGAGGGCCCCTCCACACTATATGTCACAGCTCACAGCCCAAGTCCATGATATGATTTACTTTGGTCCAACAGACCTCATGGATTTGTACTTGGGCTATGTGATCATCGAGCCAAAAAGCGCACGTACCATGTGAACTTGGATTATACCTCATAACGTTCGTaactttctcctcacatctagaTGTGGGATTAGCCTAATGTAACATGCACCtcttctacagggcggtagtccgtccggccatgttgtatggagcggagtgttggccagtgaagaactcccacatccaaaagatgagggtggcagaaatgcagatgttgcgctggatgtgtgggctgactagaggggatagagttcggaatgagaacatccgggagaaggttggtgtgacaccagtggagtgcaagatgcgggaagcccgattgagatggttcggacacgtgaagaggagggggcatggatgccccggtccgtaggtgtgagaggctagcgttggatgggtttaagcggggtaggggtaggccgaagaagtactggggtgaggtgattaggcgagacatggagcagttacagctcaccgaggacatgaccctagataggaaggtctggaggacgcgaatcagggcagaggactagggccagcctgagtcgctagtgtagggaactacttggtggggtTTTATTCatgttaggagtccgtgtcccatgttttattatggatctgtgtgttttcctttgttttagattacttatgggtgccgtatttatgttatgtaatcttgtaaccttgtgctgtgctttactatgtgtttgtgtggtaccgcgtgttttgagccgggggtctatcggaaacagcctttctacttcttcagaggtagaggtatggactgcgtacatccttacccccccagaccccaccaggtgggaatacactggatttgttgttgttgttgtgttgttggcAGTCATGCGTGTAACGCTATACTAGCTCTTGAATTGACAGAAAGGAGCAAAACAATTTCCCTTCCCTCTCATATGTCATATCATGAAACTATTGTAggaaaattatttagttattttaaaataatttacatttgaaGTGTATTGAAAAAAGCCATATctttaaatgtattttaaaagCCATCAAAAGATGAACTTGAAAAAAGCTTACTCTAGAAGCTATCAAGAGATATACTTGAGAAAGCTTACTTTGAAAGCCATCAGGAGATATACTCGAGAAGGCTTACTCTAGAAGCCATGAAGAGAGAAAGCTTATTTTGGAAGCCATCAAGAGGTATACTTGACAAGCTATTACCTATAAATACTCCTTCAATCCTTACAGAAATCCTTAACATTCTAAATGTCCTCCgtaatttttctctttaattatttAGTTATCATTTTAGTAAACCTGTAGTTTAACTTGCTGggatttgtattaataattttgttgatttctgTATCCTCTAATTAGTTAGGAATGTGCTTGTTTAATCCTGGGAAAACATttcacactgctgaaatagttttttaaaatagtgcctagcacgactcaagtataattaatatatctcttgaaaaaatatcacaataatatttatttaatattcaactattattattgttgttcccCAACAACTATCATCTATCAACTCCTTAAATTAAACATTTTACAACAACAAAGATAGATTCCGTGTTAATCACACAAGTGGGGTCCAGGGAGGATAGGATGTAGGCAGACCTTTGTTTATAAACATTTTATAATTGCTAAGTTTCTTTTTAATTCAGTTATCTCAAATTGTCCAACATCTATGGATTCCAGAACCAATCACTCCTTGGAAACTAGGACATTGACGGGCGGAGCTGCCTTTGGAAAAGGAGGGTCATCCGAACCCCTTtggcgaaaaattatactatttatacatggttaagtcaagctaaaaataaaaagggatgCACTGTTTTCACCTCGGCGGAGGACGAGAACACATGAACTGAGAAATCTTCACCATTCTTAGCCTCCGTCGCTATAGCTGATTCTGGGGAAAACCATATGCAAACACCAAATAGCAAGTTATGTTTTGACAATCACTAAGactataaaacaacatatatagtctaatcccacaaagtggggtctggagagtcAATCATTAAAATTATTTGAAGAAACTAATAAGGATTTAGGGGTCCTTTCCTAAGCAGTATGATTGGGATATCCCATTTAAGCCTTGGATAAACTTTATAATGATTTGTGGGTCATTTGGTATGGGATGGGACAAACAAAATTATCTCATTGATTGAGATATCCCATGAGAAGTTATCCCACCTGTTaaagttgtgacccgaattttgttgatctgtCCCTGAAAGTTTCGTGGTGCGACCCAGAAAATTCATATTGTCAAACACGCTGTTAGAGTTGGTTATTTTCGTTATTCAGAAAATTCAGTCTTCTCCACATTATACtttctctccattatagtgaaacctcctctgcctctgcccgtggtttttccctcaagagtttccacgtaaatctgtgtgttgttcttgttttcttttacttgtggtttgcttattctgtccgaATCATAACACCTCCAATGGGGGTCGTTCGGTAGAGGACCAAATTATACTGGGATTATAGTCCTGAAATTATAATCCCTAGATTAATATAATCCTAATTTCAAGATAAATTCATATTGTCAAACACGCTTATAAAGGCTTAATTCTAGGATATCacaccttatctagcataccaaaCGACAATAGAGGGACAAAACATACTAAGTTACGACTTACTGTAACTTTAACGAAACATAGAATAAAATAATCCtacattttattttgaaattactCTTCCTTATCCCTCGTACTAAACCACTAattagagagaaagagaaagtaCCTGATCTGTGATCAAGAGAAGAGTTTGAGACATCCATAGCCCAAAAGACTGAAACTTTACAAAGAAATAGGAGATGGGTATTAAAAGTAATGTGAAGAGAATGAGAAGGACAAGAGTCTTAATAGTAGCTAAGAAAACAGATGAGTGATGACACAAGAGACAAAACAGTccatttggtttgattttttgtgtgtaaaagaACACAAAAGAATCAATTTTGGTCTAACAAATAGTAGTTGGTACACATTGTTTTGGAGTTTTGGTTAGTGAATTTGATGCTAAAGACAGAACTGCCGTCCAACTACTCAATACTATTATTATTCTTCAAGAAAAAATCTGCCCTTTTTGTATGATTCAAAATTGGAATTGGATGTCTAATGCtgagaaaatgacaaaaatgaaatAGGTTCAAAATAGTCCTCAAAGGTTATAATCTAAGCTAGCGTTtcatcataattaaaaaatttaacttcAAATAATTCGTTGATCTAAAATTTGATTAGACTTTGAAAAATCTATCTTCAAAATGGATTGTATA
Coding sequences within:
- the LOC107878634 gene encoding D-amino-acid transaminase, chloroplastic isoform X1; this encodes MDVSNSSLDHRSESAIATEAKNGEDFSVHVFSSSAELLEMLHEKWNSVKQQPYPAMYSSVYDGIILDPAMMVIPIDDHMVHRGHGVFDTGIIFDGYLYEMDVHLNRFLRSASKARIASPFTFSELKSILIQLSAASKCRKGTLRYWLSAGPGDFLLSPAKCPTSAFYAVVIDADFQQCKKGVKVITSTIPMKSPLFATMKNVNYLPNVLSIMEAEDKGAVSSIWVDEEGYIAEGPNVNVAFVNSDKELILPNFDKILSGCTALRLLQLAPKLVEQGRLKCVKTTAITFEDAKGASEMMYVGSTLPLLPIIMWDDKPIGNGEVGELTMALSDLLWEDMAAGPESQRIRVPYA
- the LOC107878634 gene encoding D-amino-acid transaminase, chloroplastic isoform X2; the protein is MSQTLLLITDQLLEMLHEKWNSVKQQPYPAMYSSVYDGIILDPAMMVIPIDDHMVHRGHGVFDTGIIFDGYLYEMDVHLNRFLRSASKARIASPFTFSELKSILIQLSAASKCRKGTLRYWLSAGPGDFLLSPAKCPTSAFYAVVIDADFQQCKKGVKVITSTIPMKSPLFATMKNVNYLPNVLSIMEAEDKGAVSSIWVDEEGYIAEGPNVNVAFVNSDKELILPNFDKILSGCTALRLLQLAPKLVEQGRLKCVKTTAITFEDAKGASEMMYVGSTLPLLPIIMWDDKPIGNGEVGELTMALSDLLWEDMAAGPESQRIRVPYA